Genomic DNA from Halobaculum sp. MBLA0147:
TCGTCCACTACATGCAGCCACACTTCCCGTCGCCGCCCGACCCGGTGGGAGACGGGATCTCGCTGCAGGCGTTCGACGAGACGTGGCACTCCCCACTCGACCGACTCCGACGCGGTCGGATCGACGCCGAGCGTGTCTGGCAGTCGTACCGAGCGAACCTACGGTACGTGTTGGACGACGTGGAACTCCTCTTGTCGAACGTCAACGCGGACACGGTCGCGATCACCGCCGACCACGGGGAGGCGTTCGGCGAGTGGGGTGTGTACGCACACCCCTGTGGCGTTCCGGTACCGACACTCCGGAGAGTCCCGTGGGTCGAGGTGTCGGCGACCGACACGGAGGAGTACGAACCGACGACCACCGAGGCCGAGACGACACCGACGAGCGGTGTCGAATCGAAACTAGAGAGTCTCGGGTACGTCTGAGTGGCGTGTGTCGACGACGAGCGATTTCCGTCGGGGGGAGACGGTACGTCGAGTGGCCACCACGACCACCCCGACGGACAGTCACAAGTACCACGGGCCGAGACGTGACGACGGTGTCGCGACCGAGACGCGACGACCGGGAACTATGTCCGACAACACACTCGAAGACGTGAGCGTCGTCGTCCCGACAGCTAGGTCGGAGTTGACCACGCCCGAGACCGTACCCGAGGAGGCGGAACTCCTCGTCCGCCGTGACGACGGCCTCAACGTAGCACGTAACGCCGGCGTCGAACACGCTACGAACGACTGGATCGTGATCGCGGACGACGACATCGAGTTCCCGACCGAGACGGTTCGTCGTGTCCTCCGGGAGGGTGACCGAACGACGTTGGCTGGCCTGGCCGACTTCCCGCCTGCACGGTGGGTCATCGGCCGACTCATGATCTTCCACCGATCACTGTGGGAGCGTGTCGGTGGCTTCGACGAGCGGCGTCACCACGGTGGAGACACGGACTTCGCCATCCGTGTCGAGCGAGCCGGCGGGACCGTGTGGCGGCTCGACCGCGACACCGTCCCCCACTACGACGAGGACACGGGCGAGGGAATGACCACGACGGAACACCTTGAGTGGACGTGGTACCTCACACGGCGACACCCGGTGCAGTTCGGACCCGTCGCGGTCAGACTCCTCACTCGGAAGCTCGGCGGCGTCGTCCCCGGTCGCTGAAGCGCGAGACCGTCACGTGTCGCCGTAACCGATACGATCGTACAACCACGGGAACTGCCGGCCGACGGCGTTGCGAACCACTGCCGGGAGGTGGCCGTCGACGGCGTTGAGGAGCTCCTGGCCGACGGCCACGTCGCCGTTGGCGAGGTGGTAGACGTACCCGTCGGCGACCAGCTCGTCGCGCCACTCCATGACGTGTTCACGCCGTGTCATCTTCTCGACGGTCGCCTCGCTCGACGCCAGCGCGAGCGCGAACTGTTCTTTCGTGTACCCCTCGGAGTAGTAGTGGAGATCGTCCTCGATGTACCGTCGCCAGTCGTCCGCGACACGTCTGTGGTAGCCGTCTCGGAACACCAGGAACCCCGTGTTCGGGTACCACGACCGCGGTGTCCGGCCGTCTCGTTCGAACAGCGCCTCGAACCGGTCGGGGTCGGTCGCAGACAGAGGACGCGCCTTCAGATCGAACGATCCGTCGACGACCTCGGAGAGGTCTCTGGCGACGACGGTGTCACAGTCGAGGAACACGACCGTGTCGGCGGTCACCTCGGTCAGTCGCCACTTCTCGGCGTACTCGGCGTGTCCGTCGCCGACGTGTGTTCGGAACCCGCCCGGGAAGACGGGATCGACCTCGCGGACATCGACGCCGAGGTCCTCCAGCACACGTACGGCGTTTTTTGTCCCGGGTGGAGTGACGAACGTCACGATGTTCTTCGGCTCCGTGTCCGTAGTATTCAACAGAGAGTTGATCGACCTGACTGCGTTTTGCACGATGAATCTTGGTTCGCCAGATAGTGAGTATACGTACCGAGTAGAATCGGTCATCGTCCACTTTATCAGCAGAACTTGTTATATATCTACGGAATCAGCTCATCAGTGGTCACCGCTCAACAACACAGTGACGACGGGAGGCAACGTGGTGAGAACGTCCTAGAGTCCGCGTCTACGTAGCTCTCTGTTCAGTTCGAAGAGGTTATCTGAACTGCGTCGAAGAAGTGGGTCGAAATGGACACCGGAACGGGTACGGATCGATGGGGCCTCCTCCCAGGAGTCATCTCGGCAATTGTCGTCCTCTCCGTGTACGTCGTGAGTTTCGACTTCCCGGGCCACTACGGAGGACTGTACCTCGATATGGCGACGGCACTGCTGGATCACGGCCCGGGATACGTACGGTCGATAGACGGGTACACGGTCGATGGAGTCCCGTTCGCGTACCCACCAGTCGGACTCGTGTTGTTGGCAGGGGGGCTGTGGCTTCAGGTCGACGTTGCGACGCTGTATTGGGTCCTTCCGTCCGTGTTCTATCTCCTGAGTGTTCCGGCGTTGTACAAGCTCGTCACCGAGATAACGGGGTCTACTCGTGTCGCTACACTCGCGAGCGTGCTGATCCTCACCTCTCCAGAGGTGTACCGCCCACTCGTTGTCGCGACGGGTGTGACTAGAGGCCCCGGATTCGTCTTCTCACTCGTCGGAATCCTGATCGGGATTCGACTGTTCGAAGCGGGAAATCCCCGACAGATCGTTCTCGGGGGAGTATTGTTCGGCCTCACAGTGATGAGTCATCCAGTGTACGCCACTTTCTACAGCATCTCGTATCTGTTGTTGTGGGCGGTCTACAGCCGATCAATTCGCGGATTCGCACTCGGTAGTGGTGTCGTCGGCGTCGGGCTGGTGGTCGCGCTCCCGTGGCTCGGGACGGTCGTGTCAAATCACGGCGTCGAGATCTTCCTCCGTACTAGTCGTGTGCGGGGTGGGATCGGCCCCGACCTCGTTGGCTTCGCGATCAGTTACTTCTACAACCCCAACGTGCCGGTCATCGCACTGTCACAGGGTGTCGGAATCCTCGGACTAATGTGGCTAGCGGTTCGGAGACGGCTCTTTCTCGTCCTCTGGTTCCTCTCGATCGGGGTGCTGGTGGGGAACCCGCGTTTTCTCCACGTCATCACCGGAATTTCGGCTGCCTGGTTCATCGTCAATGGCCTAGTTCCCTCGCTGGAACGACACGCCGACCTCACCGAGTGGCTCCGTCGCCTCCCCCTCCAGTCGGGAGAGCGAGTTGACCGGCTTGTCCCGGTTCTTGTAGTCACACTCGTCGCCACGTACAGTGTTCTCGGTGGAGTCGGGTTTCTCGTCGCCGAGAACAACGTCGAGAAAATCTCCAACGACGACAGAACGGCGATGGAGTGGGTAGGTGAGAACACCCCGGTCGGAGCGACCGTCCTCGTAGTAGGTGACGGGGCAGAGTGGCTACCGTGGTTCACGAACAGGACGGTACTCGTCACGCCGATGGGGTCCGAGTGGAAGGGTCCGTCGGCGTTTCGTCGACAGTCCGAACTCCGGTCACAGCTACTGCAGTGTACGGGAGTGGCGTGTGTTGAGTCGGTGACCGAACAGCTCACCACCACCCCGGACTACGTCTACGTGCAGGAAGATCACCGGTCCGTCGCAGAGTCGCTCCAGAATTCCTCGAAGTACAGTGTAGTTCACAGACGGGGCGGCATATTCGTGTTCGAAGTACACGCCGAGTGAGCAACTGTCGGAATTGTACTCTTGACGACAAGATCAAGACGGAGACACCCCCAGTCAGATCACCGCCAGACGCCACCTCACGTCCGAGAGATCGGGCTTCGGAACCTGTACCCCCGCCAGTACGCCTCGGTGCCTGCCCACAGTGAGAGTATACCGGAGAGCAGTGCGAGGACGAGAAGTTCGATGGAACCCATCCACCCTGGGAGGACGAATAACAGACCATTGACCACGAGCGACGGGAGGAAGCTCTTTATTGCGATCACGACACGCGATGCCAGAGGAGCAGACGAACTGTCAGCGTCGGAACTCTCGTCGACGACACGACTGTTCGTCCCAGCCAGTCCTGCGCGACTCGCAGCCATACCGCCGCTGCTCTCGTCACCGGTTCCCAACCGTTCGGCCTCGTACGGTGTGTCGACCGGAACGGACCAGACAATCTCCCCATCGCGGTTTAGTTCGAGAATCCGACCACCGTTCGAGTCCGTGACCAACGTATGTCCGTTCGGAAGCCGGTCGGCGTCTCGGGGCCAGCTCATCCGGGCGTCGCTCCACGACCACGTCCGGACCCAGCCATCGTCCCTCCGCTCGTACTCTACGACACGATTGTTCTCTGAGTCGGCGACGACGACCGCGGGTCCACCACGCTCCGCGGGGATGAAGTCGGGATTGTGTTGCTCGAATAGCCGAGAGTAGTTCCCATCGCTCCCCAAAGTCCGTGACTCTAACAGCCCCCGCTGCTTGTGTATGAATACGACTTGATCAAGATTCCGAGGACTTGCTATGATCGTTCCGTTGCCGAGCCACTCGACATCGTTCAGATGCGTCCAATCTTTGGGGAACGAGCCGCCATCTTCCCGTTTGAAGTCGGCACGGAAGTTGTACGCCCATGTTGTCACGTCGCGTCGTGTGTTGTAGATTCTGATCTCATTGTTGATGTCAGCGATCAGGACCGTCTGTTCGTCAATTCTGTCGAAGTCGTGCCAGTCAGCTCGCAGTTGGGCCTGGAACCGTTCGAACACCTCTCGTTCACCAGTCGAGATGTTCACGCGGACAAAGACTGCGTCGGCACACGGCTCCGTCCCAGTCGGACACGTCACCGAGGTGTCTTTCGCGACGAACTCAACTGTCGAAGACGTATTCCCGACAGGGTCGACATCGAAGTACTGTCTGTACCGTTCCTCGTAGTATTCGACACGACCGTCTGGTCCCAGCGCGATCAGAGAGGCGTCGGTTCCCTTCCGTGGGGACGTAGTGATGACTGTCGTGCCGTTGGCAGTCGGGGCGACAGCTTGGGTGCCAGCGTTCTCGTACCGATCCTTAACCGTCGGAGATGTCGTCGCCGCGACGCTCAGTTGAACGACCGAGAGCAGTACGACTAGAGCGAAGACACCCCGGAGGGCTCGTCGTCTCACGGTCGAAGTGTTTCCACTCGTGGTATAAGTTCTTTCGAGACTCACCGTCGGTGAACGGTAGTGTTTGGATTCTCAGCACCTAGTAAGATACTATCTGTAAAAAATTCTATGTAATTTTTTTCTTATAACTTTTGTGTAGTCAGATCGGATTCCCACCCCAGAAAGGACTGCTACAACAGCGATACATAGTAGAATACCGTCGACAACGCCGAACCACCAAGGGGTTGCGTAGCGAAGCGCATTTCGAATGATGCTGATTTGCGATGTCGGCTGGAAAGGTGTGGCAGTTACATACCCAGCATCTGTCCCGGAGAGATTTTCCGCGAGAGCACTGTGTCCACCAGCGGATTCATCACCGGTGCCGAATCGCTCTACATCGTAAACCTCTGGTACTGGTCCGACAGACCACACGATGGAGCCATTTCGGTCTAGTTCGAATACTCGGGCACCATGGGTGTCTGCTATGAGAGTGTGCCCGTTCGGGAGCCGATCAGCATCCCGTGGCCAGGCAAGTTGTTCATCGCTCCATGACCAAGTCTGACGCCACTCACCACTATCACGCTGGTACTCGACTATACGATCGTTTTGTGAATCAGCGATAACAACTGCCGGGCCACCCCTAGCGGCTGGAATATAGTCTGGTTGATGCTGCTCATAGAGCCATTCGAACTCATTGTTATCACCTAACGTCCAGTCATGTTCAACCCCAGAGGTCTTGTTGACAAATATTACTTCATCATGGTTACGCATACTTATCATGATACGACCGTCTTGAAGGACTGTCACATCATTGAGATGGGTCCAATCGTCAGGATATGAGCTAGCGCTGAATACGTTTGATCCCCCAGTACTGATATTGTAGTACGACTGAGGGTCCCAAGACCACTCTATTATACCCGAAGAAGTGTTAACAATAAAACACTCTCTTTCGCCATATCAGCTACAATATTTTTTCCTTAGAGAGCCGGTCAACGTCATGCCACTCATTATTACGTTTTCCAGGCCTGTATCGGCTGTACACCTCAGTGCTTTCTCCCGTAGATAGGTTGTATCTCAATATAACTTCCCGTGTACACGGTGAGTCTGCCGGGCACTCACGACTTGAAAGCTGGTTCATCGCAGCAACTATGACATCATCACTTTCGGGTAAGGGGTCGACATCGTAGTACTCGTCGAACTCGTTTGCATATCGCCAGAGCGTTCCGTTCGCATGGATAGCAACAAGGTGACCCTCACCATCCCCGTACGCAGTGAAAACGGTTGCATTGGGTCGAGCATCAGCAACTTGCGTCTCGCCTGACGTAGCGGCCGCAAACCGCTGGTATGGGTCTGCGCTGCTTTCTGCACTATTCACTTGATGCACGTTTGCTACTCCGGCAACACAGATAGAGAGAAGTGCTACTGCGAAGAGTATATTTCCGATGCGGTGAGCCTTCATCGGACAGCAATGAGTTCTCGGGGCATAAGAATGTCAAACATTTGTTTCCAATCCCACAGCACGCCGTCAGCGGATCAGTGTGTTTCGAGATCTTTTTTATTTGATTGGCCAGTCGGATAGAAAGCGCGGCGATTGTCAGCGTGGGGTTCATTGCACCACCAGTCACAAATACGCTAGAGGAAGAAATATAGAGATTTTCAAGATCGTGAGTCCGACACCTTGGATTTACTACACTGGTCTGGGGATCCGTACCCATCCGTGTGGTACCCATGTGATGTGCCGCGTAACCCGGACTCGATATATCGGATGTAGTTATGTCTTTTGCCCCCATTTCTTTGAGTGTTTTTTCTGTATGTTGTGTGCTTTTTTCATCGTGGAAGTTGCGTGCTCGCCGACCTCAAATTGTATATCTGGAACGGGGTTCCCGTGGTTATCTGTACTGTCCGTATCCAGAGTGACTCTGTTTGATTTTTGGCAGAATTTCTATAACACCAGCGATAGAGGCCTGCCACTGGTCGCCAGACTTCACCACAGATTCTGGCATTTGAGTTCGTAGTGACCTATCACCATTGATTGGATCGACCATCTCGTCAGTAAGAGAGCTTTCAAACCCCCGAATTGCCTCGCTTGGAGACACAACGGGATTCTGTTTGAATTCTAGTTTTATGCTCCCTGGCTGAGTATTTTCGTGGTCATAAATTGATGGCTCTCTCGTGACCACCACCAGATGGGTTCTTGTCCCTCCGGTCTATCGATAGTCCCGCGTGCAGAAACGACAGGATGTTCCATGAAGTACCGTCCGACGGCACCGCTCGAGTTCGCGAGTCCGTCGGGGTACTGTTCCGACCGGGACAACAACAGGAGTCGTGGTGTCTCGACACCACCGGCTGCGAGGACGAACCGGCGAGCCGACTGTTCGAGACCGGTCGCGTCGGGTGTGTCGTAGACGACGTGCTCGACGCGGTCGCCAGATCGGTCGTGTTCGATCCGTTGGACCGGCGCACGGTCGATCACTCGTGCGCCGGCCGCCTCCGCCCGACGGACGTGAACGTCGCCACTGTACTTCGCACCGGAGGGGCACACGGGGTTACACGTGCTGTACCCGACACACGCGCTGCGGCCGTCGTACGCCTCGGAGTTGCGCGCCTGTGGTGCCGAGTGTAGCGTGATGTCCAACTCCGCACACGCTGCCTCGTACGACGCGTCGATCGGTCCCGGCGGGAACGCCGGCATCGGGTACGGCTCCTCGCGTGGCGGGGCGAACGGGTTGTCGACCGCGCCCGCGACCCCGATGGCGGACTCGGCCGCCGCGTACCAGGGTCTGAGATCGGCGTAGTCGATCGGCCAGTCCGACCCCAGTCCGTACTCCGACTCCATCTGGAAGTCCTTCTCGTGGAACCGTGGTGTCCAACCGCCCCACTTCAGTGTCGAGCCACCGACACCCTTCACTCGGTGTGTGTTCAGTTCGTAGTCGACCGCCCCGGAGGAGGAGTACGCGTCTCGCTCACCGCCCATGTCCCAGACACTCCGGTCCACGTCGGGGCGGATCGCACGTTCCATCCGCTCGAGCCGGGAGTCGAAGTCGAATCGGGGTCCCGCCTCCAGTAGGACCACCTCTCGACCCGCCTCCGCGAGTCGGTGGGCGACGAGACCGCCGGCCGGGCCACCACCGATCACACAGACGTCGACACGTTCGGACGGGGTTCAGTCGGTGTCACTCGTCATCCGCACGCACCTCCGTCTCGTCCCACTCGTCTGCGAAGCGTCTGTACGACTCGAACCCACCGGGGTAGCCGACCGGGTTGTCGATACCGAGCGGGGCGGTTCCCGCCGGTGTCACGAGGTACGTGTACATCAGTGCGTTCGTCAGGTGGTGTCGGTACCGCTCGACGAGCGTACCGTCCGCACGCGACTGGACCCTGAACACGCCGAGGTGTGCGAGCAGATCGCGACAGTCCGATCCAGACAGCGACGACAACGGCCGGCCGGTCTCGACGCGCGCACGGCGGTCGAGTCGACGACACAACGACCGGAGACGGTCGAACCGGTCTGGGGAGAGCCGCGAGATGGTCGTCTCTGCGACGGCACGGTGGCCTGCGTCCGGTGGGAGCACGGCCGTGGCGACGGTCTGCAGACGGGCGACGGTTCGGTCGGCGGTCCCCGAACGACGACCCGACAGCCGTGTCAGGCCTCCCGCCACCCCTGCGGCACCGACGAGCAGTGCACCACGTCGTGTCGTCTCTTTCATCGTCTCCTCCCGGTAGTGTCGAGTACCACGGTCGTGAGTAGTATCAAGCTGGCGACACCGAGTAACGCTTGGAGCCGCCACGCACCGACACCCCACAGTTCCGGACGACGTAACTGCAACAGTACGTCGAGACCGCGCCGAGTGAACACCCCGTCCGGGAGTCGTTCGAGGAACGTTCGGTAGCCGACACTACCGAGGACACCGAGGGTGAACCACCCGGCGGCGACGAGCGAGACACCACCTGCCGCCGACGGTGCGTCCGCCGACTGTGCGTCCGGTGCCGCCGACTGTGCGTCCGGTGCCGCGACGGTGTCCCCGTGTGCGACGGAGACATCGAGTCGCCGTCGCGGTCGTCGTCCACGCGGCGACGGTCCCGGCGACGAGTGTCGGCACGGTCGCGAGACTCGGACCACCGGCTGCCAGCGCAGTCGCCAGGATACCTCCGGGAACGGCGGTGATCGCGACCGTCCCGGTCAGGAGTGCGACCGCCGGGACGACGACGAGTGTGATCGACTGTGTGCCGAGAGGTCCCAGTGGCGAGGACGGAGCGAGCGGGAGGAGTGTCCCGGCGAGGTGGGTGACGGCGACGACCGTCGCGACCGCCAGCCACCGTCGTTCCGTCGGGAACCGCCGTCCGAGGGTCGCGACGACACCACTCATGCGTACCCTAAGTCCTCGAGACGCCGCTGAGTCGCCTCGTCGACTGGGCCTCCGCCGTCGCCGGTGCGGACACCGAGCGACTCGCGCTCGTCGAAGACGGACCCCACCCGCTCGGCGGCGTCCGTCTCCTCGACCCGCCGTCCCGTCTTGGCGTCCCAACACCGGACGGTCGCCGCCTCCGACCGCCACGTCACGTCCTTCCGCACGGCGTCACCGTCGTCGCTGTAGACGGCGCGTGCGTCCCCGTTGAACCGCCACAGGTCACCACAGTACCTACTGGCGCGCTCTTCCATCGGCTCTTCGAGTCCGTGCGAGGATGCGACCACCAGTCCATCCGGACAGAACACGTCGCGCGTCCACTCGTCCGCGAGGAGTCGCTCGACGGCCGTCGGGAACCGCGTGAGCGTGGCGGCAGATTCGACTCGATCGCCGTCGGTGCCACCGGGCGGGCGGACGACGAGGGGGACGTGCAACAGTGCCTCGTGGATCCCAGCGCCGTGCGCGGCGACGCGTGCCCCGGGGCGGACGCGACTCGGTTCGCCGAACCCCTCGCCGTGGTCGGCAGTGACCACGACCAGTGTGTCGTCCAACTCCCCACGGTCCGCGAGCGTCTCGATCACGCGGCGGAGTTGGGTGTCCATCTGGTGGATCGTCCCGTCGTATAGTCCCTCGAGTGCTCGTCGTTGCCACCACGGTCGTCGACCGCCGTTGAACTCCCAGACTTGGTCCCCCATCTCGTCTTGTAACTCGCGCAGGGTCTCGCCGCCCCACTGATCGTGTTCCGGGTCCGGTTCGTACGGGAGGTGGCCGTCCATGAAATTGACACAGGCGGCCCACGGGGCGTCAGTCTCGGCGGTCCAATCCAAGAAGAGGTCGGCGTAGACGGACGCCGGGGTACTGGCGCTCAAGGCGTCCGGGAGGTACTGAGGGTAGTCCCAGGCGAGCTTGGTCACGACCCCGTTCGCCAGCGACTGGATCGGGTGGTCGTCGGCGAGACAGCGCCGCAGGTACGCCGCGTACTGTCCTTGCCCCTCGGAGAGGACGAAGTTACTCGGGTCGATCGCGTCCGGGTACGGCAGGTTCCGAGCGCCCTCCACGGTGTCGAAGGCGTCCTTCAGTCCGACCGCCATGTCCGTGATCCAGGTGTTCTCGGAGAACACCCCGGTCCGGTACTCGTGGTCGTCACGGAGTCGTTCGAAGATCGTGTGGCCGGGTTCCAGCGCGTGTTTCGCACGGGTGACCTCGTGTTCGACCACGTCGTACCCCGTGAACATGCTCGCGTGGCTCGGGAGACTCCACGTTCCGGGAGACCGTGCCTGTTCGTAGACGGTCGCCGTCTCCGCGAACGACTCCAAGAACGGGGTCGTCTCGTGTTCGTGTCCGTGGAGGCTGGTGTTCCCGGCCCGGACACTGTCGAGGACGACGAGGAGGACGTTCGGCTTCACACCGCTCCGAACGACAGTCACGTACATACGCGTTACTGTCGCTCGGCCGAGTGACCGTCGAGCGCCGACGTACCCGTCCGCCGGGGAGCGACGCGGCGAGAGCGACCCGTCCGGGTCCGTTGGAGTCGCTGCTCGACGTGCCGACCAGTGACACTAAGAGGACTCCTCGGTTAGAGTCGCGACATGACACTCGTCGTCCTCGCGCTGGACGCGCTCGACACCGAACTCGCCGCAGAGTTCGGTGACGGCTCGTTCGAACTCTCGACACACGGACATATGGAGTCGGTCGCGCACATGTTCGACGACCGCCCACATACCGGAGAAGTGTGGCCGACCGTCGCGACCGGACTCCACCCGCGGGACCACGGGATCACGGGTGGCGGCGAGAGTGAGTGGAGCAACCCACTCGTCGAACTCGGGTCGCGGATGATCAACAAGTTCGACACACAGATGAGTACCCGTAACAGACTCGGCGACATCGTCGAAGACGTGACCGGTGCGA
This window encodes:
- a CDS encoding ArnT family glycosyltransferase gives rise to the protein MDTGTGTDRWGLLPGVISAIVVLSVYVVSFDFPGHYGGLYLDMATALLDHGPGYVRSIDGYTVDGVPFAYPPVGLVLLAGGLWLQVDVATLYWVLPSVFYLLSVPALYKLVTEITGSTRVATLASVLILTSPEVYRPLVVATGVTRGPGFVFSLVGILIGIRLFEAGNPRQIVLGGVLFGLTVMSHPVYATFYSISYLLLWAVYSRSIRGFALGSGVVGVGLVVALPWLGTVVSNHGVEIFLRTSRVRGGIGPDLVGFAISYFYNPNVPVIALSQGVGILGLMWLAVRRRLFLVLWFLSIGVLVGNPRFLHVITGISAAWFIVNGLVPSLERHADLTEWLRRLPLQSGERVDRLVPVLVVTLVATYSVLGGVGFLVAENNVEKISNDDRTAMEWVGENTPVGATVLVVGDGAEWLPWFTNRTVLVTPMGSEWKGPSAFRRQSELRSQLLQCTGVACVESVTEQLTTTPDYVYVQEDHRSVAESLQNSSKYSVVHRRGGIFVFEVHAE
- a CDS encoding sulfatase-like hydrolase/transferase — encoded protein: MKPNVLLVVLDSVRAGNTSLHGHEHETTPFLESFAETATVYEQARSPGTWSLPSHASMFTGYDVVEHEVTRAKHALEPGHTIFERLRDDHEYRTGVFSENTWITDMAVGLKDAFDTVEGARNLPYPDAIDPSNFVLSEGQGQYAAYLRRCLADDHPIQSLANGVVTKLAWDYPQYLPDALSASTPASVYADLFLDWTAETDAPWAACVNFMDGHLPYEPDPEHDQWGGETLRELQDEMGDQVWEFNGGRRPWWQRRALEGLYDGTIHQMDTQLRRVIETLADRGELDDTLVVVTADHGEGFGEPSRVRPGARVAAHGAGIHEALLHVPLVVRPPGGTDGDRVESAATLTRFPTAVERLLADEWTRDVFCPDGLVVASSHGLEEPMEERASRYCGDLWRFNGDARAVYSDDGDAVRKDVTWRSEAATVRCWDAKTGRRVEETDAAERVGSVFDERESLGVRTGDGGGPVDEATQRRLEDLGYA
- a CDS encoding arylsulfotransferase family protein yields the protein MRRRALRGVFALVVLLSVVQLSVAATTSPTVKDRYENAGTQAVAPTANGTTVITTSPRKGTDASLIALGPDGRVEYYEERYRQYFDVDPVGNTSSTVEFVAKDTSVTCPTGTEPCADAVFVRVNISTGEREVFERFQAQLRADWHDFDRIDEQTVLIADINNEIRIYNTRRDVTTWAYNFRADFKREDGGSFPKDWTHLNDVEWLGNGTIIASPRNLDQVVFIHKQRGLLESRTLGSDGNYSRLFEQHNPDFIPAERGGPAVVVADSENNRVVEYERRDDGWVRTWSWSDARMSWPRDADRLPNGHTLVTDSNGGRILELNRDGEIVWSVPVDTPYEAERLGTGDESSGGMAASRAGLAGTNSRVVDESSDADSSSAPLASRVVIAIKSFLPSLVVNGLLFVLPGWMGSIELLVLALLSGILSLWAGTEAYWRGYRFRSPISRT
- a CDS encoding arylsulfotransferase family protein, encoding MVNTSSGIIEWSWDPQSYYNISTGGSNVFSASSYPDDWTHLNDVTVLQDGRIMISMRNHDEVIFVNKTSGVEHDWTLGDNNEFEWLYEQHQPDYIPAARGGPAVVIADSQNDRIVEYQRDSGEWRQTWSWSDEQLAWPRDADRLPNGHTLIADTHGARVFELDRNGSIVWSVGPVPEVYDVERFGTGDESAGGHSALAENLSGTDAGYVTATPFQPTSQISIIRNALRYATPWWFGVVDGILLCIAVVAVLSGVGIRSDYTKVIRKKLHRIFYR
- a CDS encoding glycosyltransferase family 2 protein; this translates as MSDNTLEDVSVVVPTARSELTTPETVPEEAELLVRRDDGLNVARNAGVEHATNDWIVIADDDIEFPTETVRRVLREGDRTTLAGLADFPPARWVIGRLMIFHRSLWERVGGFDERRHHGGDTDFAIRVERAGGTVWRLDRDTVPHYDEDTGEGMTTTEHLEWTWYLTRRHPVQFGPVAVRLLTRKLGGVVPGR